A genomic window from Vigna radiata var. radiata cultivar VC1973A chromosome 2, Vradiata_ver6, whole genome shotgun sequence includes:
- the LOC106775828 gene encoding probable aminotransferase TAT2 isoform X2, which produces MAMLPLLVCSRLECFHQILSSVKLAIAEYLSRDLPYQLSSDDVFITSGCTQAIDVSVAMLARPGANILLPRPGFPIYELSAAFRGVEVRHYDLLPEKGWEVDLDAVEALADQNTVALVIINPGNPCGNVYSYHHLEKIAETAKRVGTIVISDEVYGHLAFGAKPFVPMGVFGSVVPVLTLGSLSKRWIVPGWRLGWFVTNDPSGTFREPKVVERIKKYFDLLGGPPTFIQAAVPQIIANTEEIFFNKTIDNLRHTADICCTEIKDIPCIVCPYRPEGSMAMMVKLNLSLLEDISDDIDFCFKLAKEESVIILPGTAVGLKDWLRITFAADPCALGEGMKRIKSFCQRHARKL; this is translated from the exons ATGGCTATGCTCCCACTACTGGTCTGCTCCAGGCTAGAAT GTTTCCATCAAATCCTGTCCAGTGTGAAATT AGCAATTGCTGAATATCTATCTCGTGACCTTCCTTACCAGTTATCAAGTGATGATGTTTTCATCACCTCTGGATGCACACAAGCCATTGATGTTTCAGTGGCGATGCTTGCTCGCCCCGGTGCAAACATCTTGCTTCCAAGGCCAGGCTTCCCAATCTATGAACTCAGTGCAGCATTTAGAGGGGTTGAAGTGAGGCATTACGATCTGCTTCCAGAGAAAGGTTGGGAGGTTGATCTAGATGCTGTTGAAGCTCTTGCTGATCAGAACACGGTTGCGTTGGTGATCATAAATCCTGGGAATCCTTGTGGGAATGTGTACAGTTACCATCATTTGGAAAAG ATTGCTGAAACTGCAAAACGGGTTGGAACAATTGTGATTTCTGATGAAGTATATGGTCATCTTGCATTTGGGGCAAAGCCATTTGTGCCAATGGGAGTTTTTGGCTCAGTTGTTCCTGTTCTCACTCTTGGCTCACTGTCTAAGAGATGGATAGTTCCTGGATGGAGGCTTGGTTGGTTCGTAACAAATGATCCATCTGGCACTTTTAGAGAACCAAAG GTAGTTGAGCGcattaaaaagtattttgatcTTCTGGGAGGTCCACCCACTTTCATCCAG GCAGCTGTACCTCAGATAATTGCAAATACTGAAGAGATTTTCTTCAATAAAACCATTGACAATTTGAGGCATACTGCAGATATATGTTGTACAGAGATAAAGGATATTCCATGCATTGTTTGCCCTTACAGACCAGAAGGGTCCATGGCTATGATG GTGAAACTAAATCTTTCACTTCTAGAAGATATTAGTGATGATATAGACTTCTGTTTCAAACTTGCAAAAGAGGAATCTGTAATCATTCTTCCAG GAACTGCAGTTGGGCTAAAAGATTGGCTTCGTATTACCTTTGCTGCTGATCCATGTGCTCTTGGAGAGGGTATGAAAAGGATAAAGTCTTTCTGTCAAAGGCATGCAAGAAAATTGTAA
- the LOC106775828 gene encoding probable aminotransferase TAT2 isoform X1: MDNNCSNIIHHQHETRATSTITIKGILSLLMENIDENLDGGSKRVISLGMGDPTLTTLFHTPKLVEEAVSDSLNSHKFHGYAPTTGLLQARIAIAEYLSRDLPYQLSSDDVFITSGCTQAIDVSVAMLARPGANILLPRPGFPIYELSAAFRGVEVRHYDLLPEKGWEVDLDAVEALADQNTVALVIINPGNPCGNVYSYHHLEKIAETAKRVGTIVISDEVYGHLAFGAKPFVPMGVFGSVVPVLTLGSLSKRWIVPGWRLGWFVTNDPSGTFREPKVVERIKKYFDLLGGPPTFIQAAVPQIIANTEEIFFNKTIDNLRHTADICCTEIKDIPCIVCPYRPEGSMAMMVKLNLSLLEDISDDIDFCFKLAKEESVIILPGTAVGLKDWLRITFAADPCALGEGMKRIKSFCQRHARKL, from the exons ATGGACAACAACTGCAGCAACATCATCCACCACCAGCATGAAACCAGAGCAACTTCCACCATCACCATTAAGGGCATTCTCAGCCTTCTAATGGAAAACATTGATGAGAATTTGGATGGTGGAAGCAAGAGAGTCATTTCTCTGGGTATGGGTGACCCAACTCTCACCACATTATTCCACACACCTAAGCTTGTTGAAGAAGCTGTTTCTGACTCTCTTAACTCTCACAAGTTTCATGGCTATGCTCCCACTACTGGTCTGCTCCAGGCTAGAAT AGCAATTGCTGAATATCTATCTCGTGACCTTCCTTACCAGTTATCAAGTGATGATGTTTTCATCACCTCTGGATGCACACAAGCCATTGATGTTTCAGTGGCGATGCTTGCTCGCCCCGGTGCAAACATCTTGCTTCCAAGGCCAGGCTTCCCAATCTATGAACTCAGTGCAGCATTTAGAGGGGTTGAAGTGAGGCATTACGATCTGCTTCCAGAGAAAGGTTGGGAGGTTGATCTAGATGCTGTTGAAGCTCTTGCTGATCAGAACACGGTTGCGTTGGTGATCATAAATCCTGGGAATCCTTGTGGGAATGTGTACAGTTACCATCATTTGGAAAAG ATTGCTGAAACTGCAAAACGGGTTGGAACAATTGTGATTTCTGATGAAGTATATGGTCATCTTGCATTTGGGGCAAAGCCATTTGTGCCAATGGGAGTTTTTGGCTCAGTTGTTCCTGTTCTCACTCTTGGCTCACTGTCTAAGAGATGGATAGTTCCTGGATGGAGGCTTGGTTGGTTCGTAACAAATGATCCATCTGGCACTTTTAGAGAACCAAAG GTAGTTGAGCGcattaaaaagtattttgatcTTCTGGGAGGTCCACCCACTTTCATCCAG GCAGCTGTACCTCAGATAATTGCAAATACTGAAGAGATTTTCTTCAATAAAACCATTGACAATTTGAGGCATACTGCAGATATATGTTGTACAGAGATAAAGGATATTCCATGCATTGTTTGCCCTTACAGACCAGAAGGGTCCATGGCTATGATG GTGAAACTAAATCTTTCACTTCTAGAAGATATTAGTGATGATATAGACTTCTGTTTCAAACTTGCAAAAGAGGAATCTGTAATCATTCTTCCAG GAACTGCAGTTGGGCTAAAAGATTGGCTTCGTATTACCTTTGCTGCTGATCCATGTGCTCTTGGAGAGGGTATGAAAAGGATAAAGTCTTTCTGTCAAAGGCATGCAAGAAAATTGTAA